Proteins encoded together in one Hymenobacter monticola window:
- a CDS encoding HAD family hydrolase translates to MPAQTFIAFDADDTLWPCQPHYDHVEAQLLPILAHYADAPTGNARLHDVQRANMQLFGYGAKSFMLSMIETAIQLSNGEVKGREIQQILDLGKDLLRFSIEPLPDVVEVLTEFKQRGHQLILLTKGDLFDQESKIARSGLGDFFDYVEIVSEKDVPTYHRLFARLGATPENFVMIGNSLKSDILPVAKLGFPAIHVPYHANWIHEHVPAELLVGVKFQTVERLREVLEYLK, encoded by the coding sequence ATGCCTGCCCAAACCTTCATCGCCTTCGACGCCGACGACACCCTCTGGCCCTGCCAGCCGCACTACGACCACGTGGAAGCCCAGCTGCTGCCCATCCTGGCCCACTACGCCGACGCGCCGACCGGTAACGCCCGCCTCCACGACGTGCAGCGGGCCAACATGCAGCTGTTCGGCTACGGCGCTAAGTCGTTCATGCTCTCGATGATAGAAACCGCCATTCAACTCTCAAATGGGGAGGTGAAGGGCCGCGAAATTCAGCAAATTCTGGACTTGGGCAAGGACCTGCTGCGCTTTTCCATTGAGCCGCTGCCCGACGTGGTGGAAGTCCTGACAGAGTTCAAGCAGCGCGGGCATCAGCTCATTCTGCTCACTAAGGGCGACTTGTTCGACCAGGAAAGCAAGATTGCCCGCTCCGGCCTGGGCGATTTTTTCGACTACGTCGAAATTGTGAGCGAGAAAGACGTGCCGACTTACCACCGCCTGTTTGCCCGCCTCGGCGCCACGCCCGAAAACTTCGTGATGATTGGCAATTCATTGAAATCGGATATTCTGCCGGTGGCCAAGCTGGGCTTCCCGGCCATCCATGTGCCCTACCACGCCAACTGGATACACGAGCACGTGCCGGCCGAACTGCTGGTGGGGGTGAAGTTTCAGACGGTGGAGCGGCTACGGGAGGTGCTGGAATATCTAAAATAA
- a CDS encoding LysR family transcriptional regulator — MLSHPHEVFLEVAQRLSFTKASQALFTSQSAVSKQVKALEEHYKTGLFERLGSSIQLTPAGRKLYEKLLQAKQLQQELHQEMSALSPDFTPSQHLLIGASTTISLYVLPPVVSAYLQKHPHHQLSLKNRNSDNILRALLDHEIELGIIEGIHKVSHVTYTPLLTDDVVAVCAAGNPLARRTLEVTDLLTTPLVLREAGSGTLAVLEEALARHRIKLAALPVRVRLGGTEALKNFVRVDTCLAFLPRQAVVKELATGEFVEVKIRNFTLKREFNFIQRKGTENNAPYKEFLQFTRRYYSGKA; from the coding sequence TTGCTCTCGCACCCACACGAAGTCTTTTTGGAAGTAGCTCAGCGTTTGAGCTTCACCAAGGCCAGCCAGGCGCTGTTCACCAGCCAGTCGGCCGTGAGCAAGCAGGTAAAGGCCTTAGAGGAGCACTACAAAACCGGTTTGTTTGAACGCTTGGGCAGCAGCATTCAGCTCACGCCCGCCGGCCGCAAGCTCTACGAAAAGCTCTTGCAGGCCAAGCAACTGCAGCAGGAGCTGCACCAGGAAATGAGCGCGCTGAGTCCCGATTTTACGCCCAGCCAGCACCTGCTCATCGGAGCCAGCACCACCATTTCGCTCTATGTGCTGCCGCCCGTGGTGTCGGCCTACCTGCAAAAGCACCCCCATCACCAGCTCAGCCTCAAAAACCGTAACTCCGACAACATCCTGCGCGCCCTGCTCGACCACGAAATCGAGCTGGGCATCATCGAGGGCATCCACAAAGTGAGCCACGTGACCTACACGCCGCTGCTCACCGACGACGTGGTGGCCGTATGCGCCGCCGGCAACCCCTTGGCCCGGCGCACGCTTGAGGTGACTGACCTGCTCACCACCCCGCTGGTCCTGCGCGAAGCCGGCTCGGGCACGCTGGCCGTGCTGGAGGAGGCCCTGGCCCGGCACCGCATCAAGCTGGCCGCGCTGCCGGTGCGCGTGCGCCTGGGCGGCACCGAAGCCCTCAAAAACTTCGTGCGCGTTGATACCTGTCTGGCCTTCCTGCCCCGCCAGGCCGTGGTAAAGGAGCTGGCAACCGGTGAGTTCGTTGAAGTGAAAATCCGGAATTTCACGCTTAAGCGCGAGTTCAATTTCATTCAGCGCAAGGGCACCGAGAACAACGCGCCCTACAAAGAATTCCTGCAATTCACGCGGCGCTATTATTCCGGCAAGGCATAG
- a CDS encoding threonine synthase codes for MKLVASESLSRLATLHCSACGTEYSAFDLQRVSACCHVPLVANYDLHEPLSRAVVDQADASMWRYGAVLPLLHEENKVTLGEGLTPLLRLPRLAARYDLTSLALKDEGQNPTGSFKARGLSMAVSKAKELGVEGCIIPTAGNAGVALAAYCARAGLKAVVVMPRHTPAAFKEECYWYGAEVELVDGLISDCGARVRQRNADGALLDISTLKEPYRLEGKKTMGYEIAEQLNWTLPDVLLYPAGGGTGLIGIWKAFQEMKQLGWLAPEVKLPRMVAVQAENCCPLLETYEGRQPNCHAYQGRATLANGLAVPHPLGENMMLRVLRESGGTVVSVSEEGMLAGMRDLGQHEGLFVAPEGGAVWTAARQLLATGEIQPHENILLLNTGSGQKYMDNVAGRAWG; via the coding sequence ATGAAACTGGTCGCCTCCGAATCCCTTTCCCGCCTCGCGACGCTGCACTGCTCCGCCTGCGGCACCGAATATTCTGCCTTCGACTTGCAGCGGGTATCGGCCTGCTGCCACGTGCCCTTGGTGGCCAATTACGACCTGCACGAGCCCCTGAGCCGCGCCGTCGTCGACCAGGCCGATGCCTCCATGTGGCGCTACGGCGCCGTGCTGCCGCTGCTGCACGAAGAAAACAAAGTCACCCTAGGCGAAGGCCTGACCCCGCTGCTGCGCTTGCCGCGCCTGGCCGCGCGCTACGACCTGACATCCCTTGCCCTCAAGGACGAAGGCCAAAATCCCACCGGTTCGTTTAAAGCGCGCGGCCTTAGCATGGCCGTTTCCAAGGCCAAAGAGCTGGGTGTTGAAGGCTGCATCATCCCCACAGCCGGCAATGCCGGGGTAGCCCTGGCCGCCTACTGCGCCCGCGCCGGCTTGAAAGCGGTGGTGGTAATGCCCCGCCACACGCCCGCCGCTTTCAAAGAGGAGTGCTACTGGTACGGGGCCGAAGTAGAGCTGGTGGACGGCCTCATCAGCGACTGCGGCGCCCGCGTGCGCCAGCGCAATGCCGATGGCGCCCTACTTGACATTTCGACCCTGAAAGAGCCCTACCGCCTCGAAGGCAAGAAAACCATGGGCTACGAAATTGCCGAACAGCTGAACTGGACGCTGCCCGACGTGCTGCTCTACCCCGCCGGCGGGGGCACCGGCCTCATCGGCATCTGGAAGGCGTTTCAGGAAATGAAGCAGCTGGGCTGGCTCGCGCCCGAGGTAAAATTGCCGCGCATGGTGGCCGTGCAAGCCGAAAACTGCTGCCCGCTGCTCGAAACCTACGAGGGCCGTCAGCCCAACTGCCATGCCTACCAGGGCCGCGCCACGCTGGCCAACGGCCTGGCCGTGCCCCACCCCCTGGGCGAAAACATGATGCTGCGCGTGCTGCGCGAATCCGGCGGCACGGTGGTGAGCGTGAGCGAAGAAGGCATGCTGGCCGGCATGCGCGACCTGGGCCAGCACGAAGGCCTCTTCGTAGCCCCCGAAGGCGGGGCTGTTTGGACGGCCGCCCGCCAGCTCCTCGCCACTGGCGAAATCCAGCCCCACGAAAACATCCTGCTCCTGAACACCGGCAGCGGACAAAAATACATGGACAACGTGGCCGGCCGGGCCTGGGGATAA
- a CDS encoding chloramphenicol acetyltransferase, whose amino-acid sequence MKHLIDLETWPRREHFAFFSAFEEPFFGLTANVDCTAAQAEAKRLGVSFFLYYLYHALEAANEVDAFRYRIENGQVYRYDRIHASATLGRPDHTFAFSFIEQNDTLTGFVASAEAEIAAVQASTGLRLNDTTGRPDVVHCSALPWVRFTSLSHARSYSHPDSCPKISFGQVFQEGEMRQMPVSVHLHHGLGDGYHVGLFLAAFQRRLGL is encoded by the coding sequence ATGAAACATCTCATCGACCTTGAAACCTGGCCCCGCCGCGAGCATTTCGCTTTCTTTTCTGCCTTCGAAGAGCCCTTTTTCGGTCTCACCGCCAACGTTGACTGCACCGCCGCGCAGGCCGAAGCCAAGCGGCTGGGCGTGTCGTTTTTCCTGTACTACCTCTACCACGCCCTCGAAGCCGCCAACGAAGTCGACGCCTTCCGCTACCGCATCGAAAACGGCCAGGTATACCGCTACGACCGCATTCACGCCTCCGCCACCCTCGGCCGGCCCGACCATACGTTTGCTTTCTCCTTCATCGAGCAAAATGATACGCTAACCGGCTTCGTCGCCAGCGCAGAAGCTGAAATTGCCGCCGTGCAGGCCAGCACCGGCCTGCGCCTGAACGACACCACCGGCCGCCCCGACGTGGTGCATTGCTCGGCCCTGCCGTGGGTGCGCTTCACCAGCCTCTCGCACGCCCGCAGCTATTCGCATCCCGACAGTTGCCCCAAAATTTCCTTCGGCCAGGTGTTTCAGGAAGGCGAGATGCGGCAGATGCCTGTCTCGGTGCACCTACACCACGGGTTGGGCGACGGTTACCACGTGGGGCTGTTTCTGGCGGCGTTTCAGCGACGGCTGGGGTTGTAG
- a CDS encoding M28 family peptidase yields the protein MPADQTRLRADVQFLTALQPARNCHNLTSLNKAADYIKGCFEQLSGTVTEQAFTADGRRYRNIIASFGPPEAARIVIGAHYDVCGDQPGADDNASAVAGLLETARLVQQNQSELRHRLDFVAYPNEEPPYFATDYMGSAVHAKSLHAAQVSVRAMLCYEMIGYFSDAPNSQSFPNEALAQRYPSTGNFIVVVGKTGQEAFTRQVHALMQSHAGTLDVQHINLPESMGLAGLSDHRNYWRQGYDAVMINDTSFLRNPNYHQKTDTIDTLDFGRMAQVVDGVYGAVLGL from the coding sequence ATGCCAGCCGACCAAACCCGCCTGCGGGCCGATGTGCAGTTCCTGACCGCCCTGCAGCCCGCCCGCAACTGCCACAACCTGACCTCGCTCAATAAGGCCGCCGACTACATCAAAGGGTGCTTCGAGCAACTGAGCGGCACCGTGACCGAGCAGGCGTTTACGGCCGACGGGCGGCGCTACCGCAACATCATCGCCTCCTTTGGCCCGCCCGAGGCGGCGCGCATCGTCATCGGGGCGCACTACGACGTGTGCGGCGACCAGCCCGGCGCCGACGACAATGCCAGCGCCGTGGCCGGCCTGCTCGAAACGGCCCGCCTCGTGCAGCAAAACCAGTCCGAGTTGCGCCACCGCCTCGATTTCGTGGCCTACCCCAACGAGGAGCCGCCCTATTTTGCTACCGATTACATGGGCAGCGCCGTGCACGCCAAAAGCCTGCACGCGGCCCAGGTATCCGTGCGGGCCATGCTCTGCTACGAGATGATTGGCTACTTCAGCGACGCCCCCAACTCGCAAAGCTTCCCCAACGAGGCCCTGGCCCAGCGTTACCCCAGCACCGGCAACTTCATTGTGGTGGTGGGCAAAACCGGCCAGGAAGCCTTCACCCGGCAGGTGCACGCCCTGATGCAGTCCCACGCTGGCACCCTCGACGTGCAGCACATCAACCTGCCCGAAAGCATGGGCCTGGCCGGCCTTTCCGACCACCGCAACTACTGGCGCCAGGGCTACGACGCCGTGATGATAAACGACACCTCCTTCCTGCGCAACCCCAACTACCACCAGAAAACCGACACCATCGACACGCTGGATTTCGGCCGCATGGCCCAGGTGGTGGATGGCGTGTATGGCGCCGTGCTGGGACTATAA